DNA from Microbacterium sp. BLY:
CGCTGCTCACCGACGGCGAGGTCCTCGTGGTCGCCATCTCCGTCCCGGCCGCTCCGGTCGAGGACGAGGAGACCGAGGGCGAGTCCGCTGAGGGCGAGCCGGCCGAGGAGGCCGCCGCGGAGTGATCTCCGCCTGTTTCATCACGGAGGGGACGCGATCGGATCGCGTCCCCTCCGTCGTATCCTGACCGGGGCGGACGCCCCGACGAGAGAGGACGAGGAATGGCAGCGACCTGGCTCGTGGTCGGTCTCGGCAACCCGGGTCCCCGCTACGAGACGACCCGGCACAACATCGGCCAGATGGTCGTCGACGAGCTCGCGGCGCGCCGCGGCGAGAGCTTCCGGGAGCACAAGGGCGGCGCACGTGTCGTCGAGACGTGGCTGCGTCCCGGCGGCGACAAGCTCGTGCTGGCGAAGCCGAACACGTTCATGAACGTCTCGGGCACGCCGGTCGCGGCCCTCACACGGTTCTATTCCGTCCCCCTGGATCACGTGATCGTCGTGCACGATGAGCTCGACATCCCGTTCGACACGGTCAAGCTCAAGACCGGAGGAGGCCACGGCGGTCACAACGGCGTACGAGACATCGCGCGGGCGCTCACCAGCCCGGACTTCCCCCGGGTGCGCGTCGGCATCGGGCGGCCAGTGGGTCGCCAGGATCCCGCGGACTGGGTGCTGTCGCCCTTCGGAAAGGACGAGCGCGCGAACCTGCCCCTGCTCGTCGGTGACGCCGCAGACGCCGTCGAGCTCCTCGTCGGCGAGGGACTGCTGGCCGCCCAGCAGAAGCACCACGCGCCCCGCTGACGCCGGGCGCGGCGGGGCGTCAGCTGGTGAAGGTGGCGTACCCGGCCGCTCCGCCGATGGCGAAGGCGGTGAAGACGGCGACGAAGAAGATCACGGCGCCGAGCACGGCAACGATCAGCGCGGCGATGCCGGCCCCGCGTCCCTGCCGCTTCCGGATGGCGATGATTCCGAGCACGATCGCGGCGATGCCCAGTACCGTGCCGCCCCAGAACGACAGCTCGGCCCACAGCACCTGATCGCGTGCCGGAGAGAAGATGCGGAGGTCGGAGGCGGTGCTGATGCCCTGCGGGATGCGGCGGCCGATCTCGAACGCGTTCACCCCGCCGATGACCGGCATCACGACGGCGGCCAGGAGCGACAGCCCGAGCGCCAGGAAACCGAGCACCCCGGAGGGCTTCGACGCGGTCTCGGGAACCGCGTACGCACCGGACGGTGCCGCATAGCCGCCGACCGGCACCTGGTACGCGCCGGGAGGGGCGGCCGGAGGCGCCGTCTGTCCGTATCCGCCCGCGGGGCCGGCGGGTGCCGGAGCTGCCGGGTACGCGGGCGGGGGCGGCGGGACCGCTCCGGACGTCGACTGCGGCGACACCGGGGTCGCCGGGGGGA
Protein-coding regions in this window:
- the pth gene encoding aminoacyl-tRNA hydrolase — encoded protein: MAATWLVVGLGNPGPRYETTRHNIGQMVVDELAARRGESFREHKGGARVVETWLRPGGDKLVLAKPNTFMNVSGTPVAALTRFYSVPLDHVIVVHDELDIPFDTVKLKTGGGHGGHNGVRDIARALTSPDFPRVRVGIGRPVGRQDPADWVLSPFGKDERANLPLLVGDAADAVELLVGEGLLAAQQKHHAPR